The following is a genomic window from Mus pahari chromosome 1, PAHARI_EIJ_v1.1, whole genome shotgun sequence.
CCCAAGGTGCCCAGCATATGCCAGAGAGAAACataacactcacatacacatacaaatactaattttaaaaaattgagggAGGTCAGGAAAGTGACAGAGGAGGAGTTGTAAGAATGAAGGGCGAATATCATAaatacagtatacttatataaaatttaagaaataaatgaaaaaaataaaaatctaagagatggagaaaggaaagaatttaatgCCATGTATCTCATAGGAATTTATTGGAGTTATACTAGATGATAAAAGATGCCAATTTACTTGTATCACTCCATATGTGATATTTGCAATGTGTCCACATTTGCTGTATCTTCTCTGCCTGATTTTCATTACTACTTGTTAATTTAATGGGTTTGTAGGATAACTGCAGGTCTTGCCTGTTGGAGTATTGGGGCCTGGACTTGTGCCCAGTAAGATAGTGTGACTAAACAAATATCAAAGTCTCTTGCTTATggcaaaacaaaactcagagatAATGCAAAGCAACAAAAACTTATCAACAGGAGTTGTTCAGTAGTCTCAGTATTTAAATTCCCTCCAGATAATGGGAGGTAAAATTGAGCCATTTTCAACTTTAAAACCTAATGTATACAATCTGATTCATAAACAGGAGGCTGTAGTAATCAGAAAGAAGATTCAATAGAagctatagaaatattttttaataaaagagggAAGATGAGGGAGGCTTGAAATAAATGGAAGGGAGGCTGTGGTTGGGAAATATTGTGTGaagaaagactaaataaaaagtcaaaggaactttaaataaatataaagtgtaCATTTCttagtaataaaaagaaagaaaatgcattgaTTTCATACAGAGTTATAACTTAGAAATCCCCCAAATGAAAAATATGCAGAAACTAATTCAATATTaagatatttattacatttaaaaacctTATCCCTCTTTATGAATGGTTAAATTATACTTTGAGTAATGCCCCTCCCCTGAGAAGCAGGTTTTATATAGAATCCCATGAATAATTCAATAATGTACCAATGGGGACAAATTGAATATACAATCAAGTTTATATAAGAGAAAAAACATAGaattattttgtatcatttttgcAATACTTagtgaaggatttattttgtttattgaattAAGACTAATTAAAATAAGTTCTTCACTTCCTTGGCTAGAGTTAAACCAAGATAATTGAtgttatttgaggctattgtgaataatgttTTCCTGAATTCATTTGGCATTTGGATATAGGATGGCAACAAattttttgagtttattttgtatCTATCTAccttgctgaaagtgtttattagctataggagtttcctggtggaattgttcatgtcacttatgtatactatcatatcatctgtaaataaagaTACATTGACTTCTCCCATTCTAATTTTCACTCCCCTGATATCCTTTATTTGCCTTATTGCTATAGGTAAGACTTCAAATACAATATTTAATAAGTACTTTATTTAATAAGTATGGACAcaatggacagccttgtcttgttcctgattttagtgaaattactttgagattctttccatttaatttgaagtTGGCTTTGGGTGTgctataaattgcctttattatgttgactGTTGAAATGTCCCTTGCATCCCTAATCACTCCAGGCCTATTATCATGTGGGTGTGTTAGATTTTGGCCCAGACGTTTTCTCCATCTTATGgcatgatcatgtggtttttttctttctttcagattgttcatattgtggattacatttattttacattgaaaTGTACAATGATATATTCGGATATACACAATATGTCAAGgtgatatttttttcaatatggattgaagaaattaatctttcagtCAAAGCGCAGGAGTTTAAGTGGTAGTTCAATTTTGAATAATATCTAGTTCTTTCCTAGGTAAGAAAGCTATAGAAGTGTGGGAAATtggcaaagacaaagaaaggaagagtccTGTGGCTTGAACGCTCATGTGAGTCTTCATAGGTAGAAAACAGCACACAGGGATGTGGAGGAAATCAAGAGAAACTGGAGAAGGATGATTTAGTAAGCCTTCCTCACACACATATCAGTATCTATTTACCTGTGCATCTAttgtctacctacctatcatccaTCTCTGTATTCATCATATATGCTAGGAAGAAAACTCTGACGTATGTAGAGGAGACACTAGATATAGTAATTAAAGAATTGTTGAAACTGTTTTGGTGATAAATAAGGACTGAACAACTGCAATTATTAAAGAGTAAATGAGCTCAGATATGTACCTTCAATAAGTTTGTAGATTGTAGATAAAACAAAGAATctgaaaagaaaggggaaaataatatttagaaattaaaatttttatagaaaCAGCATCACCATAGTGAAATTAATATCAACTTTATTGACTGCTTATGAAATACTTTATTCCCTTATAGACTAAGAAAGATTAGGGTAACCTTATTTTGAGGTCTAGCTAAATGGtcatatttttcataaatatatatacattttcattgCCAATTTGACCTACAATATTTCTGATCAGACAGTCAtccaaaaaaatgtaaaatgctttACACACTGGTCTGTACTTTTTATGTAACAGGAAACAATGCCACATAATTGTAGagtgtaattattaaaaaataatccatgCTAATGCAGGCTACTTGCCAGCAATGGTGATCTCCCTGGCACCATGGCTATCTGTGATTAGTGGTCTGCCCAATTTTCACGGTTCTCTTGCCACCGGACAGCTGTCATTCCCAGTCAACTGTCCCCTCCGGTTACTCTGCCTAGACTGGCTCTAAACCCCAGCCCCATAAAGAAAACTccagaggcttgtaatttatcacTCAGATTTTTAACAGTAAAATCCCAACCCACAAAATGCCCACtgaagaactcaaaactcaactGGTATTGATACAAGCTGTCCACCTAGATTCCATGAATTGCCATATATTATATTTCTCTTCTATGATATCCATAGCTACCTGTAGCTATTTCAAGCCATGTGGATCTGtttgttctcttcctccatctttctctgtctttctcccctgTCTGTCCCCTGTCCTCTCACTCTAAAANgacagccttgtcttgttcctgattttagtgaaattactttgagattctttccatttaatttgaagtTGGCTTTGGGTGTgctataaattgcctttattatgttgactGTTGAAATGTCCCTTGCATCCCTAATCACTCCAGGCCTATTATCATGTGGGTGTGTTAGATTTTGGCCCAGACGTTTTCTCCATCTTATGgcatgatcatgtggtttttttctttctttcagattgttcatattgtggattacatttattttacattgaaaTGTACAATGATATATTCGGATATACACAATATGTCAAGgtgatatttttttcaatatggattgaagaaattaatctttcagtCAAAGCGCAGGAGTTTAAGTGGTAGTTCAATTTTGAATAATATCTAGTTCTTTCCTAGGTAAGAAAGCTATAGAAGTGTGGGAAATtggcaaagacaaagaaaggaagagtccTGTGGCTTGAACGCTCATGTGAGTCTTCATAGGTAGAAAACAGCACACAGGGATGTGGAGGAAATCAAGAGAAACTGGAGAAGGATGATTTAGTAAGCCTTCCTCACACACATATCAGTATCTATTTACCTGTGCATCTAttgtctacctacctatcatccaTCTCTGTATTCATCATATATGCTAGGAAGAAAACTCTGACGTATGTAGAGGAGACACTAGATATAGTAATTAAAGAATTGTTGAAACTGTTTTGGTGATAAATAAGGACTGAACAACTGCAATTATTAAAGAGTAAATGAGCTCAGATATGTACCTTCAATAAGTTTGTAGATTGTAGATAAAACAAAGAATctgaaaagaaaggggaaaataatatttagaaattaaaatttttatagaaaCAGCATCACCATAGTGAAATTAATATCAACTTTATTGACTGCTTATGAAATACTTTATTCCCTTATAGACTAAGAAAGATTAGGGTAACCTTATTTTGAGGTCTAGCTAAATGGtcatatttttcataaatatatatacattttcattgCCAATTTGACCTACAATATTTCTGATCAGACAGTCAtccaaaaaaatgtaaaatgctttACACACTGGTCTGTACTTTTTATGTAACAGGAAACAATGCCACATAATTGTAGagtgtaattattaaaaaataatccatgCTAATGCAGGCTACTTGCCAGCAATGGTGATCTCCCTGGCACCATGGCTATCTGTGATTAGTGGTCTGCCCAATTTTCACGGTTCTCTTGCCACCGGACAGCTGTCATTCCCAGTCAACTGTCCCCTCCGGTTACTCTGCCTAGACTGGCTCTAAACCCCAGCCCCATAAAGAAAACTccagaggcttgtaatttatcacTCAGATTTTTAACAGTAAAATCCCAACCCACAAAATGCCCACtgaagaactcaaaactcaactGGTATTGATACAAGCTGTCCACCTAGATTCCATGAATTGCCATATATTATATTTCTCTTCTATGATATCCATAGCTACCTGTAGCTATTTCAAGCCATGTGGATCTGtttgttctcttcctccatctttctctgtctttctcccctgTCTGTCCCCTGTCCTCTCACTCTAAAATTCTTACTCCCACATTTCTTTTCCATTGCCTTAACATAGGCTCTAACCATTTATTTCACTTGATCTCACCTGCATACAGACAGCAATCTATACATAATAGCATCAAAAATGTATGAAGTTTATTGCTCTTGACAGGACTTtttaggtaaataaaaataaggatgcAGTGTGACAAAAAAGTTATGGAAGCTTTGAGGACCATTATAATACAGAGCAAGTGTCAGTTAAGATAAAAATTCAATAGTGAATATAAGTTACTATAATTTTTGGCATACCTGCTTTATGCAGTGTTAGAGAATGACCCTGGGCTTCATGCATACTCAACAAATAGTCTGACATACGTTACACTGAGTGAAGGAAAATATTCCATTGAAATATGGAGCTTAGAAGACATAGGTTTAATGGTTGCAGTGCTGGATTGTAGCACATTTTCTGATTGAGAAATTGCTGTGTCAGTTGCTGTGACCATGTGAAATGTTCCTCATATGCAGATGCTACTAGATGATTTATATGCCTCTTTATGGTATATTGCCAGTGGTTATTAACTTATCAATTATATGTTCTTCATGggcttgtttttaagattttaatgtcATTTGTGActcactgatttttaaataagCCTTTATCCATTCCATCACACATTGGTAAAAGCAAGGACTTAATACATGCACTCAACACTCATCAAGCTCAAAGGATAGCCTCTGAAAGGCAGATGCAGCAGGAAATTTTTTACTTGCTAGTTTTATAATAATTCACACATTAATATTATGTTAAAAGTTTGCTCCAAgtatgagacaaaaatctcaaattcctatgagaaaatacaaaaatgacaGTCATATAGAAGGCTTGAGTTACCTGCAGGCACATCCTTTGTTGTCACTTTCCCTGCAGACAACTTCTGAAACATCAGGAAAATTTTACTTTAAGAAAACTAAGAACATACTCTCTAATTTTCTTTGTCCTAATACCATAAACAATGGGGTTTAAAAAGGGTGGTACGAGAAGGTACATATTAGCTATGAAGATATGAATTTGGGGAGCCACATTGTGGCCAAAACGATGGGTCAGGAAGGTAAAGACAGCTGTAGAATAGAAAACAAGAATTACACAGACATGGGAGCCACATGTTCCTAAGGCTTTAAGACTTGCTTCTCGAGATGGAAGACGAAAAACAGCACGGAGGATAAGAACGTAAGAGAGGGCAATGAAGAAGCCATCACAAGAACCAATGACAGAGGCCACACTGAGGCTGTAACGCTTGGTGGCTCCTGTGTCCACACACGCCAGCTTCACCACAGCCATAAACTCACAGTAGGTGTGTGCAATGATTCGAGTTCTGCAGTAGGGCAGCTGCTTGAGTAGGATGGGGTGTGGGGAGAAGAAGCCTACCCCACGCAGCACCACAACTGCTCCCATCTTTGCAATGCGACTGTTGGTGAGAATAGTGGTATGACGCAGTGGGTCACAaatggccacatagcgatcaatggccatggccaagaagaaGCCAGATTCCATGGCAGTGAAACTGTGGATGAAGAACATTTGAGCAAGACATGCGTCGAAGGTGATATCATGGGCTTCCATCCAGAAGAGNCAGAGCATGCGTGGCAATGTGGATGTGGAGAGGACCAGGTCAGTGACAGACAGCATGCACAGGAAGAGGAACATGGGCTCATGGAGGCTGCGCTCTGCTCTCACCACGGCCAGGATAGTCACNNNNNNNNNNNNNNNNNNNNNNNNNNNNNNNNNNNNNNNNNNNNNNNNNNNNNNNNNNNNNNNNNNNNNNNNNNNNNNNNNNNNNNNNNNNNNNNNNNNNNNNNNNNNNNNNNNNNNNNNNNNNNNNNNNNNNNNNNNNNNNNNNNNNNNNNNNNNNNNNNNNNNNNNNNNNNNNNNNNNNNNNNNNNNNNNNNNNNNNNNNNNNNNNNNNNNNNNNNNNNNNNNNNNNNNNNNNNNNNNNNNNNNNNNNNNNNNNNNNNNNNNNNNNNNNNNNNNNNNNNNNNNNNNNNNNNNNNNNNNNNNNNNNNNNNNNNNNNNNNNNNNNNNNNNNNNNNNNNNNNNNNNNNNNNNNNNNNNNNNNNNNNNNNNNNNNNNNNNNNNNNNNCCTCGTACAGTCTGCATGTTTTGCTAAGGTTGATTTGAATAACTCTGTAAACAAATGAGAAGTAAACATGGAGTATCCCCTAAACTCACCCTGTAGTTCTTTCCAAGTTTTaattagagcagtggttcctcAAACTGTGGGGCATGACCCATTATCATTCATCTAAGACCCTTGGCTAacacagatattttttaattacGATTCAtcacagtagaaaaattatagtcatgaagtaaaatatatatatgatcgGAGTCATTACAACATGAAGACCCCGATTAAAGTGTTGTTACTTTAGAGAGAGATTGAGAATCCCTGAAGTACAGTGAATAAAATGTCCTTAGGAACATTATATAGAACATGTACCCAGATACTTCAAGTAGCttataaatcaagaaaaaaaatctctatatgtttaaaaacattaaacttaTTTGAcactatatataaaaaacaaaatttcaaccttgttttattttcataatttgctTAATTCTTGGAAATATCTAATTTATGCATGGAATATGTTTGAAATTTTAGATTAATAGATTTTCATCTTGGCATCAAACCTAAactttccatctctttctccctcttcccccttccttcccccctctctgtttGTGAGTGTTACCCTAAGTAAAAGTTTGTTTTCCAGAGAATTTATACCCATGAGACATTTCATAGTGCTCTACAAAAGTGCAGAGTTTTCTGTAGGCcaaattttctaaaatttgaaaattaacaaGAATTTTCTAACAAGTTCTTTTTTGAATTGAAATTTCTCAATTCATATCTCTGTTATGTTAAGCTTTAATATCTGTTTTAACTCACTCCACATATGTCCAGTTCTTCTTAACTTTCATTGCGTTGGAGGTATTTGGCACAAATAGTAACTCTCATATATCTCTTGACATTTTGCACATAAATCTCACCATTTTCATTCACATTAATAAAAGAGAGTAACAACTAGTTTctcttaaaatggaaaacaaaacatcatcCTAGAATGCCTTTTATATTGCTACTTACCTGGAAACCCTATATAAAGCAAATAGTGATTTTTCAGTATTTAAGCTATAAAAGAGGACTCAGAATATTATAGGAAATACAACAGTATAACTGAAGGCAAGTCCAAGCCATAACAGTTCCGCAATTCCTTTTACTGACTGGATACCTTTACTGATTTCTTTTACtgtccatttgttttctttatgttaaacataatttttcatgtcacaaattatatgaaaaattatgTAAGACAAAATGCTGTGATACCTTTTAAAACATGCTCTGAGTTTTCTCTTCCAGATTTTAGAACGGAAGTTAGGGTGGTGAACAGAACAGAAGTAGGTGAgatgctagagagagagagagatgaagaaatatttttctttttaaacttttgttcaGGAGAATTCTTTATGCTCCAATAGCTTTATTCTGAAATGTATCTCTTCCTTTTCAGTCTTTCTTATCTTACAGAGTTAGAAATTTGAGGAGTAACTGACTGAAGAGTAagttttagagacagagtcttatgtagCCTAAGATGACCTAAAATTCTCTATAGAGAATTAGGAtgtctttgaactcttgatcctcttgcttctacatGGAAGTGCAAGGATTAGAGAAGTGTTCTACCACACCTAAtactaaaaatatgttttaattaatttaatgtttCTAAGGTAATACATGTGTAGACATTTATTATGTGTGAATGCGCATGATATTTGATATGTGTAATAAGTGGGGATTTAAGTCAAGACAAGAATATCAGTGATTGCACACATCTAACGTCTTTTATAATGAAGGCATTTAATGTGTTTGATTAATGTTTTAAAGGAAGTTAATGAAACTAAGAGATTGCAGCAGTTTAAATGTTCTTGAAAGAATGCTTACTTCTTGTTTTTGCTCAAGTGATCGTCTCAATAAGGgatatttttctaaatactgACAGTGCAAAGGCAGATTACTTTTCAATGTTAAAGAAGCCCAAACTGGTTATTCTCTACCTGGAACtgtctctgccatgatggactgtattgCTCAAACTACTCAGATGCTGTTGTAATTCTTACCTGGATTTTTATCATTCTATAGTATAGCTAGCTAGCAAGTAACTATATTTACAGCATTTACAAAAGTCTAGTACTTTTAGAATGCATCTGTTATTTATCCTTAACTTTTCCAAGTTCTTCAAATAATAAACATTACCGATTTGAGGAGCGCATCATTCTGTCCATGTAAGTGGAAATGCACCTCTGTTCCCCATCACTTTATTTAATAATGTTAAAGGCTAGCTGATTCCAGGGGACCACCTTCTATGAGGAACAAACTCAAAGCTCAGTCAACTTACATCAGCTGGATTTACAGTTCATTTTGGATTTCACCTGATTAAGGATGTTGTTTAAAGAGCAATTAGTGGTCCACTGGGATAGACTATTTTCTAAAACAACCAGAGCCAAGTAAATTTTATGAAGAATAATTATGGATATCTTTaatgataattaataaatatatttcccaAATGTCTCCTGGGTATTTTgatgtttgaaatatttgttgattgtatcaaaaaggaaaacagtacCAAATAAAAGTgtaatatttatcttttgagaGATTAATTATACTTGCTAGACTTCATAATTAAGGCTCAAAATTCACTCTTCACTTAATCTTTTAGGTTTTCCTTTGTAATATAGACAACTATATTTTAACACACAAGAAGCTAGAACTATGGATAGATTTTAACATGTGTTTGAATTTTAACAGACAATAAAATGTAATGTCAGTATCTGAATCCAGACAAGTTTGGGTTCATATACAGTCCATGTAAGTAAGAATcactaaaatttttttaaaactatatttgtcTGAATTGAGTTAGTGCCATCGATTATAACTGATGATATCCAAAATGATAGGCAGGTGTCTTCTAGTCTGGTTCCTATTGCCCACCTTCACATCACTACCTTACGTCTAGACCACACTTGGTTTCTTTGAAACCTCTGTCTGTGCAAAACTTTGCTTTGTGTCCTTGTTTAGCACTGCTTTGAGTCAGTATTCTCTCTATTGTCATTGCCAAGGACAAGTGTGTCCTATGTGTTTTGGGTTACAGACATAAAGTCGCTGTTTATGAAGTGCTGGTGTGAAGAATTACAAGTGAAGTTGGAGGAGAAAAGGTGACTGATGGGAAGGTGAGGGGAGAAGATATAAGAGGATagttcaaatttaattttatttatgcatgAAATGTTCTTATGAACTCCTGTAGAAGTTACTAAACGACAAGAGGCCAATTCTCCCTCTCCCAGGAATCATTTggtgcctgtagttctttgtctaggggttgGGTATTGGAAAATTCCCTCTCCCTTATATGTTAACAAATCTTTTGTTATTGCCATTGTTTGGGTTTTACTTCTTCAGGTGTTTCTGAGGCAGACGGTTTCAAAGCAGAATTTCTGATATTATGGCTCTTTCCTATCTTTGACCCAGCCATGGGCTTTTAAATAAATCCATAGTAGTATAACTTCCTACTGCAGAGAGGGACTTGCCCCACCAGAAAACAGTTAGTAACCTCAGAAACGTCATGCTAATACTGTACCAGGGACCTATCTTCCCTGACAGGTTGTTTTTATAGTGTTTAACATCCACACCAGGATAAAACCAAGTCTTTTTCCCCTAATGGTTTCCTTAGTAGCCTTCACTTCTATAAAAGCTAGCTGTTTTTCTACTTAATTTATCCACCCCCAATGCCACGCAAATTAGATTTTTGACGTTGTAGAACTGTGTTCTTGGACTGACTATCTGTTCTTAACTCTCAGATGTGATTTTTAATTCCAATCATGGTATGGGagctttttcttactttttattttataaccttTTTGTGTTTCCAATTTTTTCAGGAGTGCTATTCCACCTTAATGTTCTTATCTTGTCTCTTTCCTGTTTACCCTGAATATTCTCAGGCACAATCATACAAAGGACGTTCCTAGTATAGCATCTAACTGGCGGAATAAGAAAATTACTTGATGTGCAAGAAACCAACAGGAGGAAGGATCAGTTACAGAAAGACCACCAGGAAAACCTCTCAGATAAGAAACTGTTTTAGTTTAGAATGTAATGACATGCTAAATTAGTCATTCAATACAAGGGGACAGAATCTGATAGGAAATATATTTAGAAACTAAATAAACAATGCCTATAGGGTAAAACATTGTTAAGCATTGAGGGCAAGGGAAAAGGTAGGACACaataaggaaggagaaagaaaaaatgaccTCAAAAAGACTAAAGAGAACAATCCATCTCATGTATGATCATCTCACTCATTAAAATGCCCAAAATTTAATCCAAGTAGAATGGGAATACCCCTCCCCCAGCAATTTGTAATATATTCTGCAGAAGAtagaatttatgtaaatattaagGGTTAGATTAACGCTAAATTCAAAGCCAGGTTCATGCCAGCCACCTAAGGTTTCTCAGAGCTGCCTAAACATTCATAGAGGGAAAAGCAGGTCCCTTAAAGCAGAAAATATAAGAATGGCATTTTATGAGTTTAGGTGTCAGGCAATGGTGGCCATTGTGATGGTAAGTTGTGATGGTCATTGGGTTGGTCAAGTCAAGTTGGTCAGTGTGGTGGTCAGCCGTAGTGTTCACTGTGATGGGCAGTCAACCCTAGTGGTCACTGTGGTTATCAGTTTTAGTTTCCATTGTTATGATGAGTGATAGTGTCCAAAGTTGAGGTCAGTTGCAATGGTCACTGTGATAGTAAGTCATAGTGAGTATGTGAGCAAGTGAGCATCTGTTTCCCTGTCTTCTCTTGGaatcctttccttttgtttgccTTGTCCAACTCTGGTGTGTTCGTTGTTTTATCCTAATGagtattattttatgattatcccttagaagcctgtttatgttctaatgagagacagagatccagaagggaaggtggatggagagaaacTATGAGGAGCCA
Proteins encoded in this region:
- the LOC110336137 gene encoding olfactory receptor 52D1-like; translated protein: MFLFLCMLSVTDLVLSTSTLPRMLXLFWMEAHDITFDACLAQMFFIHSFTAMESGFFLAMAIDRYVAICDPLRHTTILTNSRIAKMGAVVVLRGVGFFSPHPILLKQLPYCRTRIIAHTYCEFMAVVKLACVDTGATKRYSLSVASVIGSCDGFFIALSYVLILRAVFRLPSREASLKALGTCGSHVCVILVFYSTAVFTFLTHRFGHNVAPQIHIFIANMYLLVPPFLNPIVYGIRTKKIREYVLSFLKVKFS